CTATCATTGCGTTGTTTGTCAGTAgttctgtttctcttctATTTTCTTGCTCGAGTTTGAAGTTATTGAATtgttttttcaagtttttaTCAAATTGAGTTGTGGACTGTGCCAAATACGTAAGAATTTTCGGCTCCAGATAAACGTTTAACAAAGATTTGATTGACTCGCGGAACGATTCTTTGTCTTCTGGAGCACCTTCGACTGTATCTCCGTTTTTGGAATCAGTCAGTTCATCAcataatttttcaattaCCTTGAAATATATTACTGGAAATatttcttcgtcgtcgttgcaTTCGTTTGGCATTTCTAAAAGCTTGCTTATGACTTCTAATAATGTCTGCTGTATAAAATTTTCATAAAACGTAAAAACCATTGGGTATCGGTCCGAAAATAGGGCATCGATTATTTTAATCTTTTCGTTCAGAAAGTCTTTTAGAGGGTTAAGGACTGCATTTATTTGTAATTCGTCGAGTGGTTCATTTTGTGATGGAATATTTACAGCGGGATACTCTACTTTGGAGTTAAAGAAATCTACAGCAACGTTTTTCTCGTCGCTAAGCAGTAACACATTGAAGAACGTCCCCACAGTATCATAATTGCCTTTTGAATAATTCAAATCAATTTCGTTTAGACAGGAATTAATGAAAACTTCTTTGAAGACTTTAAAATGCATGAGAACTTCATCATAGTACTGTCGGTCGTTAATGTTTGATTTATTATAAGTTTGAATATTTGCAAGTATTTTACCTTGAAATACCGGGTCCTTATCATATGGTGCTGGAAAAAAGTTAGTGAGTTTATTCCTATACAACTTATCACAGTAACATTGAAACATTCCATAGACTAACTGGTATAACTTTAAGGAATCTCCGGACCTAAAATCTTTTatttcatcaaatacaTTCACCGGTGCAAGGTTCTTGAGATCAATGGCATCAAAAAGTTGAGCTTCAGATTGTTCGTCCGCCTTTCCTGTGTAATCAAACCCCATAGATCTCAATTTCCTTGAGTAGTACTCTTCATCAAACTGCAAGTTTAAATGTTCATTGTGCACCTCTTTGTTTATTGTCCTAAAATTAAGGTAGTCCCTGGTGTTCAAGCACAGGGCTATACTCTGTACAATGGAACCAACCTTCAGTAAGCTCTCCATCTAATTCCTTGTCTTCTTGGTTTTGCCGAACCTACTTAGCTTGGGTTAATCGTGGTTTACACCTTTCCATAttaaaagaagaaaaatttaaaaaatgaaaacaaaaagatgTTCTTCTCTGCTTTACTTCCGAACATCGATGTACCACTTACAACAAGTGCGATTGATTCGAACTTCAATGGATGAAGAATTGAAAGctaatatatataaaactGCCCAGTTTGTTAACGAGAGGAGCCAAAATGTGGAAGAACAACTCCTGAAGGATTCGAGTGGGAAATTTTCCTTTCTCCAGCCAGATAATGAACACTATGCCTTTTACCAATCTCTGCGGGTCAAAGATAACAAAGATATGAGTGAGTCCAAAACCGTTGATAGCACAGCATTGAATGAGCCTGATCCCGTACCGCCATTCATTCTTATTAAAGATGTTTCGGACCTTAGTATACCGTCGCTGGATCTTGAGATAATGCGAAGAACCGCCGATTATCTTCAATATACCAAGGAGGACGAACGCGAACAAATACGAACTCGACTGGTCAAGGAAGAGAgatttcaatttttgaaccCATCTCATGAACTCAATCCTACCTTTGAAGTTATTTTAAAGCAGTTTATTGCATGTTCTAAATTCAAGCCAGAAAATCTGACAGAACAAGAGTATCTGAATCGCTGCTTTCAAAGAGCTGTGTATAACGAATACTTGAAAGAGTTCCAAAATAGAAGCAACACCCAACTAGAAAGCTACAAGATAAGATTCGCTGCTATAGATTGGatcaatttcaaagttaTCAAAAATCCGGCATTGGAAAATTCGGACCAGACGACAAACGGGAAACTTGAGTTTAAGATGCCTTTAGACTTTTCGAAATTATTTCAAAAGACAATTTCCAATACTGAAAATGATATATATCTAAAGCATTTTTTTGGAGATGGTGCAGCTAATAATGCAGAAAAACTCTCTCTAGGCGGAGTTCTGGAAAGCACTGTTACTgaacaacagaacaaaacACAGACACAGACGAACAAGAGGAAGCGGAAAGGGAAGATGATTATCAAAAAGAGTGGAGAAACAAGGCTGcacaaaaagaagaagcagtAAAGTATAGATTTCAAAGATCAACACTATATCTCCACATATGAGTATATGTCATTTtattacatttttttgtttccaCTATtaatatatgtatgtagAATAGGACTTTAAAAAAGCTCTGCATACCTTATACAGAGCCGACCAAAGATCGCCAGGACCCGGGCCTTTCCAAAATGAATTACAGAAGTATGTACAAGGTGTGAGCATTTTAACACCAGAACACCCACCACCTGTACCACCACGGTTTCGTGGCTAAGACTGCTCTTTCTTCGGCCACTTCTTGACGTAACAAATCTAGATCATCGTCCTTTCTACCTGTGTCGATGTCCATATCTTCGGCCTTAATaaatattttccagttcttttTGTAGATCTTGTGGCCTAGGTAGCAGGCGATCACAATAGGGAAGGATAAATAAGCTTCGAAGAAAGCCTTTGCGTTTGGTTTAGCACCAGGAGGGAATAAGGCAACATAAAACTGGGCAATGAACATAAGGATGATCATGAAGAGCCCCCAGTAGGAGCCGTAAACACCAGCTGGGGAAACAAATGACAACTCGTCCGTGCCTCTGCCTTGCGCGGACAACGCCTTTCTGAATCTGATATGACACAGACAGATCCCCCCCCATGTAAACAAGGAGGATAGACCTGACAAAGCCAGCAACCAGTTGAAAACCTCACCCTCCTTTTTAGATTGAGCAACGAAGGCAACCAAACCGAACCCAGAAGTCACCAAGATACTGTACAATGGTCTCCCTGAACGATCAATGTAGCCAAAGAATTTAGGTAAGAAGTTCTGTTCAGCTAGGGCACATAGAGTTCTCGAACATGCGTAGATAGCGGAGTTACCAACGGATAGAACGGCGATCAAAATGACAACGTTGACAACAGATGGTAGACCTCTGATACCGTGAGTGGTAATGGCGATAACAAATGGGGAGGCAGCGGCGTCGACTGAAGAGGCACCAATCAAACGTTTTTCAGTGTATGGGACCAATAGACCAACCATACCCAAAGCCAACAGGTAAAACAGTGTGATTCTCCAGAAGACTTGCTTTGCAGCCTTTGGAACGGATTTCCTTGGATTGGCCGTTTCTGCACTTGCTAAACCGACTAATTCACTACCTGCAAACGAGAAGGCAGCAGTGACGAAGACAGAACAGACACCTTTGAATCTGGCACCCGCGGAATCACCTACAAAAGCACCGTATGGGTGATGCCAGTACCTACCTCCAATGTAACCCTTGACAGggccaccaccacagttCAGGATGATACCTAGGATGATGAACCCGACGACGGTGATGACCTTGATGATGGAGAAGATGAACTCTGCTTCACCGTAACCCTTGACCCCGAATAgattgatgatgaagatggCGAGCCAGAAAAGAGCGACGAACCCGTCTCTATATCTTGGATTCGTCCCCCAGTAGTTTACTGTGATCGAGGCAGCAACAATTTCCAAAGGGAGAACCACTAGCCATTGCAACATATAATTTATGTTGTTAGCAAACCCGTAGGACTCATCGATAAATCTCGTTGCGTAAGTGGTAAACCCACCGGAGACAGGGAAAAGAACAGCCAGTTCACCGAGAGCCATGACCATGGAGTAGATCATGGTACCGGTCAACCCCCACCCGATAAGGATCCCAGCTGGGCCAGCGGTTCTCAAAGCAGTACCGGACCCGACGAAGAGACCAGTACCGATGGCACCACCGATGGCGATCATTTGCAAGTgtctgttcttcaaatggtGTTGCAATGGGGAGTTTGCGGTTCTGAAAGCGATTTGGTCCAGTTCGGACATGTTTGGATCAACTTCGAGTCTCTCCCTCTCCCTGAAGGAGTCGACAAAACGGGTCCATACTTTGCCCTTCTTGTGTTCCTCAGAGCCGGTGGAGGAAAGATCGTGCGATAGCGGTTCTTGAGAGATGAACTCGGATTCAACCCTCAAGTGGGCGTCCTTCCCATCGGATATATCCTTCTCATAAGACGAACTCATGACTGAAGTTTTTTAATAAGATATATGCAGTTCTTCTACTACTAAAGTAAAATCTTTAATAGTAAATTGGTCGTTGAGCTTATTATTGGTAAGCAAGTGACCAAAAACTTATCCCATACCTCTACGAACAAGAACTTTTGAAAGGGCGATATTCTGCCCATTTTTATAGTCATTGGTGATTACAAGAGGCTGTTTGGCATCCTCACTGCGGCACTTAGGTATGGTCGACGTTTTGACGCAGTTCCCCCTTATCAAAGCACACGGGAAGgctgaaaataaaaaaatcatgTAAGCGTACAGCGAGCGATAACTTATCGTTGGAGGCGTGGGAACAGACGTGAGTTGTGGAGCTACGGAGCTATTCCCGTACACACCGCCTTGCCAGCACAGTCCAAAAAATGCCAATACCgaaacacacacacagagaACAATGCGATTTCTCTATTGTTTGCAATCACGGATGCACTATCATAATCACCCCGCCCATCTCCGCTGACCGTTGGAGGAAGTTTCTGATTAGATTCTTTTGATGGGGAAAGCACGAGCTGTTCTGAGATCCGAGACAATGATTCGACCAGCGGGGCTTTATCGCGCCGGGGGATAATCTCCGCTTTCCAGAGCATCTCCGGTTCAGGGCTTCTCGGCGGGCCGAATTTCTGCTGTGGGAGTTCTGGGCACTATCTGTTATCTGAGTGGTCTCCTGATAGGAAAACGTGATACCCTGTTTTCTGCCAGcttctcattttttggtgccGCATGAACAATTTGGACGAGcgggaaaaaagaaactttcttctgcttcgaGCTTCATTCCCGCTTCCGGATAATTAAGTGGGGAAGTGGGTTTTCGAGGGCCGATAACAGAGGAGTGGTGAGAATGGACTGGATAAGGAAAACGTGCTAAGGGGAGGCTGAGATAAAGCTTCTGTCGACAGCCTTCTGCTGCTCCATTatgtcattttttttgcctACACTGCCTGTTGGTTGTTGTATAGGcgtttctctcttttttcttaATGAATGCATGAAAGATAAGAAGTCGCTAATTAAACTGTATGAGATGGCGGCAAACAGACTGAAAGTGTATTGCTGTTTCGTTGTTCATGGATCGCGGTGCTAATGGAATTGCAgttccaaaaattgaagcCATGTGCAGGTAACTCTTTCACGGGTTAATGCTCAAAACTTCGCCGAATACGGTCCTGTGTCACCACAAAGCTTACACGACATATTCCAGCCATGACGATGTCACGACTAGTACGGTTCTTTTTCTTAAACAACGATTGATAATATTAATACAAAGTCGTAGTGTTGTCGATGATATTATTGTTGAGATGTGGAATCAGAATATGATCATAGGTACTGTTCTATAAGAAGTTATCGTCGAGATAATCTTGTTTTATAACACTTTATGTACCATTTAATAGAATAGGACTTGTAAGAAGCGGCCGCAGCAGCCGATTGGGACCCTTGGGTTGTTATTTCCACAGAAGGATTCCTAGAATTTTAACAGAGATAACGTCAAAAATTTTAAGATGCTTAGTATTCGTGACATCGTCATGGCATAGGACGATGTCACGAAtttgtaagagctaaagcaggttgtgattgagtaaagtgtgtaaggacactgatattgtgtatttacgccgtatatGTAAAGTATatagttatatcagttgtacttgcttgtctaaAACGGGTGTCTTGgttgggtcctggatttagagacggtcttgaaagatgtcggtgcagataccttggggtttatatatgttccggataacgggccatccgcatgtctcgagttcgtatactcacatgtcgggtttataatagttcacagtactgtattagataaggtaacgggtcatgagtcccTTCCCAGAGGGCGTTCCCAATTTATGCTCATAGAATTATAAACATTTTAAAACTTTTGACGTTGTCTCTACATCAAAGGTAAGAGCTATAAACACGATTCACATGACTTATTTTTATGTTTAGAAATGGAACTTTTAAAATTCTCTTGTAACATAAGTCAAATGAAGAGTGATCCGATTGTAGCCCAACGAGAGGCGACGACCAATCGATGAGTCGAGGAAGAGCGAGCAAGATTCTCCGTCCTCAGACGAACCACGAGAATACTAACATACCCCAACTAATTTATGAACGATAAGGAATAGTGAATGACCCTGAAGGAACGGAGAACGATAAGGAATAGTGAATGACTCCAAGGACAACTGGAGAAGCAGAAAAGATATAAAAGGGCAAGACCATGTCAGATTAAAAAACGGAACTTGGGAAtagaaaagaaggaaggaGATGGAAAAAGTGGGAGAGAAGTAGGAGGATAGAGATtatatagaagagatctACGGAAAAGATATATCGATAACACCTTTCATCACTCTAAGATATTAGCCATGGATAGCATATCTTACGCTCTGCGCGAAAACTCGTCCTTGTTAGCTCAGTTGGTAGAGCGTTCGGCTTTTAAACACTTTGTTTAAGCAAGGATAACCGAAATGTCAGGGGTTCGAGCCCCTACGAGgagttttcttttttgtcaGTTTTTTCGCgtctcattttttttactttttcCTTCCCTTTTTGACTGTGAAGCTTTTTACAAACGTAAACATCTAGCCGAAGTGTTGAAGATCAAGTAAAGAGAAGGCGGATAAAGAACGTGTGAGTAGCTGAGAGAAGTGCCCAATTCTCTCATAGATACCCAGTCGTTACCCAAAATTATATACCTCCAAGCCGGACGGAATTGTCCTGTAGGTGAAGACTTTTTGTTCACCGTTATCACTAGCTTTGCGTTGACTTTCAATAAAATACATCAAATATCATAATCCTTTACAACCCTCCCCCTGGTCTCTCCCAAAACAATGATCGATATAAATATTCACAATATCTTTTTCAAGTCGTACTCCATCGATCCCAATTCTGGTCACTCCATTTACGTCTTCGATTCTACTTATCTCCCAGATCCGGAATCAATAGGCAATGACAAGCAATTGTACGATTTCTTGATAGACAAATTGATGGACACGTTGATTAGTAAACTACCAGCTTCTCCCTTCTCTCTAGTTGTATTCTCTTCAGGTTTTtcagagaagaaaataagCTGGGTATATGGTGTCAAAATGTTCGCAAAGATACCGAGGGAGATGAAATACTATCTGCAGAAAACTTATATTGTTCATGAGTCGTTCTTCATTAGAACCGTATACCAAGTTCTGTCCAATGCCATGAGTATCAAGTTTTTGACGAAGTTGAATAACTATAACACTGAGATATCTCCTTTGGAGGAAGATTCAATGGAGAACTCCTCCTTCTCTATGGTTCATATTCCCGATCTCACTACACTATCACACCTCATCGATATAACAAGACTGAGAATATCGTTGAATGTGTACTTACATGATTACCAAATAAACGAATACATCGACGTTCCGCAAGATTATTTCACTCGTTTACCACAAATCAGCATAAAGAAATATCGACAGCTTATCTTTGACAagatattcaaaaaattacaaaatCAGGCAATTGAAATCAGTTTGATTTTCCAGAAACCCGGATCATATAAAAAGGTGAATATTTTCCTTGAAGCAATGGAGAGAAACAATTACATCGATTTATCCCAATGGGATATATATTCGCTGGCTTCCGTGTTTCTTAATTTCCTCAAAACTAAGGCAAAGACATTGGTCCCCATAGATTTAATAAGACTGCCTATTGATGATACAGTGGACTACACGTTTCAAACATTTGTTGAAATCACCAATTTTAATGGGTATTTCGACTTGTTCAGTACCATTATCCCATTGTTTATATCAATCATCGATAATTCAGAAGTGACAAAACATAACTCAAAATCCTTGAGTAAAGCACTAGCACCTGCACTTTGTAAGGAGAAACTTTCGTTAAACAATAGTGCGAGACTAGCAGTTGGGACGAGATTTATTAAAAATTTACTAGAACATTTTGACAGCATTTTAGAGTTATACAAGTCGCGAAATATCGAACACCCTGCGGCCTCCCTAAAAGTGAGGCAACCACGACTTACGTCCCAAAACCTTGAAGCACCAACGCCACCACGACCAAGGAAGACAAGTCCTACAAAATATACACAGGATAGGATTAAAAATGATTCTAGAATGCCCAGCGCAGGCGAATCTGTTGTCTCAACTGAGTCAGGGTCGTCTGGACGTTCGGAAAAGCTCGAAAGACAACTGAAACAATTATCTCTACCTCAAAATGAACAGTTGGGTCCAACTCCGCCCCTCATACCACCAGTAGCTCCCCAAACTGTTAAACCTAAACCATCAGTACATAATCTCGTGCAACAGTTAAAGGGTATAGGCATTGAACAAACACCATCACGTAATGTGAGCACCGGCAGTAATGAGAGTACGAACAGTGTATATAGTTTGGATTCTCCCAGTATCACAACGAAATCTACAACTCCAACCACAACCTCGCTTTCAAGCACTGCAAGAGGTGCctcaaaaattgaagtcCATGTGGAGAACGACGAACAAAAAGTGTCAAGTGACAGCGTTGATTTgagttcaagaaggataCGCGATATAAGCAGTAAGAAATGGGATAATCAAGTTGAACAGGAGGTATACCAGCAGGAACCGACGGATTCTATAACTACCGAGGTGGAAACGTCCGCTAACGGTAAAGTTTCATCGAGCATGGTATCTAATGTTGAATCTCTGTCTGATGAAAAAAGTAAACATTACGTGAAACCGATGCAGTTCCACAAATGGTTACTGACTATACTCCTCCCCACCTTCGAAAGGTGTTATTATTGAAAATCAGATCCGACAGAAAAAGATGGAAAAGTTGGACGAACTCAAAACGGTGTATAAATTTTCCAACAAGGCTTTCGCCGACATCGAAACACCAACAAATCGAGCAAAGTAAGTAAGCTCGCTGCATTATATGAGGAGAGGTTACAGGGCTTACAGGTAATGAACGATATCATAAAAAACAAATAGTAACTTAGCTGTGGCATAATGACCAGGTGTAATATCTTACAATATCAATATATTCAGATGCATAgataaatatataaatgtCTTGATAATAAATAATGGTTATATGCATGTAGTTGACTTTAATGCATTGTCTAAATTAAATTTTCAGGtcttttcccttttctGTTGGCCAATATAGTTGATTGCAGAACCTGccttgaagaaatctaTTTGGTCTTTAGACATGGTGTGTTTCGCCTTAATTGTGAATGAGTTCCCATCTGGCTTGATGATTTTGACGTCAATCTCTCCTCCATTATCACCGTTCCTGGCAATCATATCAGCAAGATTAACTGTTTCTAGTACATCACCAGCTGAAATCTTATCGTAGTCAGCTTCATTTGCAAATGTAAGAGGCAGCATACCttgcttcttcaagttaGTCTCGTGAATTCTAGCAAAGGACTTAACTAAAATTATTCTACCGCCTAAAAATCTAGGTGATAGGGCAGCATGCTCTCTAGCTGAACCTTCACCGTAGTTGTCTTCAGCTACAACAGTCCAAGGTCTATTTTCGTTCTTCCacttcatcatcaaacctGGGATATCAAATCCTTTTCCGTCCAGGTCGTAGGCCTTGTTCACCTCGCCGGTTTCCTTATTCTGAGCACCAATCAATGTGTTGTAAGAAATGTTTTCCAAGTGACCCTTGTACTTCAACCAAACACCAGCGGCTGAAATGTGATCAGTGGTACATTTCCCTTCCACCTTTAGTAAGACATTGGTTTTCAATTCCTTACCGTCCCAAGCTTTGAATGGTTCTAACAGCTGCAAACGGTCTGAAGTCGGGGATACCTTAATTTCGACAGAAGAATCGGGCTTTGGATCAGGCTTTGGATAGAATTCGTCTCTACCATGTTCAAATCCTTTCGAAGgtagttcttctcctcttggTGGACTGAATTTGAATAGTTCACCTTTATCGGTTTTGATCGAGTCAGTCAATGGATTGAATTGGGCACTACCGGAGTAGATCATGGAAGTGACAATTTCAGGAGAGGTCAAGAAATTCATTGTGTTTCTATTACCGTCATTTCTTGCCCTGAAGTTTCTGTTAAAAGAGGTGAAAATGGAGTTAATTTCCTGGGACTTTTTTGGAATATCCTGTCTATCCCATTGGCCAATACATGGACCACACGCGTTACCTAGCACTATGGCCCCGTTGTCCTTGAATTTTTTAATTATACCGTCTCTCTCCAGAGTTGCTCTAATTTGTTCGGAACCAGGGGTGACAAAAAATGGAATTTTAGGTTTCAATCCAGCAGCGGAGGCTTGGTTCACCAAATCAATGACACGCGACATGTCCTGGTAAGACGAGTTTGTACAAGACCCAATCAACCCGACCGAGATATTCTGTGGCcagttttcctttttggaaGTCTCTGCATACTTGGAGATTGGAGTTGACAGATCCGGGGTATAAGGACCGTTGATGTGAGGTTCCAACTCGGAAAGATtgatttccaaaactttaTCGTATTCAGCGCCTTCATCTGGTTTCAAGAAACCGTATTCTCCAAGAGCAACGTCTGCGGCATCCGCGATTTGTTTTCTCCCAGTAGCCTTCAAGTAACGTCTGTGGGCTTCTTGGTAAGGGAATGTAGAGGTAGTAGCACCTACTTCCGCACCCATGTTACAGATTGTAGCCATCCCTGTACAGGACAAAGTTTCGACCCCCTCGCCAAAGTATTCGATGATGTATCCAGTACCACCCCTTACAGTCAATTCACCAGCAATCTTGGTAATGACGTCCTTGGGGGCGGACCAGCCGCTCAGTTTACCTGTCAAACGAACACCCATCACTTTTGGAGCTTTCAATTCCCAAGGTGTCCCCGTTAGGGCATCGACGGCATCAgcaccaccaacaccgATAGCGATGGCACCCAGTCCACCTGCATTTGGAGTGTGCGAGTCCGTGCCGAGCATCATCAGCCCAGGAGCACTGTAGTTTTCCAAGACGATCTGATGAATGATACCGGAACCTGGGCCCCAAAAAGTGATACCATATTTCTCACCACAAGATTCTAGGAAGTCGAAAACTTCCTTGTTTGTTACCAAAGACTGCTTCAAATCGGGAGCCTCACCGTCTTTCCCTACGATCAAATGGTCACAATGGAAAGATGCTGGCACCTCT
This sequence is a window from Huiozyma naganishii CBS 8797 chromosome 3, complete genome. Protein-coding genes within it:
- the PRP21 gene encoding Prp21p (similar to Saccharomyces cerevisiae PRP21 (YJL203W); ancestral locus Anc_1.132), with translation MYHLQQVRLIRTSMDEELKANIYKTAQFVNERSQNVEEQLLKDSSGKFSFLQPDNEHYAFYQSLRVKDNKDMSESKTVDSTALNEPDPVPPFILIKDVSDLSIPSLDLEIMRRTADYLQYTKEDEREQIRTRLVKEERFQFLNPSHELNPTFEVILKQFIACSKFKPENLTEQEYLNRCFQRAVYNEYLKEFQNRSNTQLESYKIRFAAIDWINFKVIKNPALENSDQTTNGKLEFKMPLDFSKLFQKTISNTENDIYLKHFFGDGAANNAEKLSLGGVLESTVTEQQNKTQTQTNKRKRKGKMIIKKSGETRLHKKKKQ
- the ECM25 gene encoding Ecm25p (similar to Saccharomyces cerevisiae ECM25 (YJL201W); ancestral locus Anc_1.133), giving the protein MIDINIHNIFFKSYSIDPNSGHSIYVFDSTYLPDPESIGNDKQLYDFLIDKLMDTLISKLPASPFSLVVFSSGFSEKKISWVYGVKMFAKIPREMKYYLQKTYIVHESFFIRTVYQVLSNAMSIKFLTKLNNYNTEISPLEEDSMENSSFSMVHIPDLTTLSHLIDITRLRISLNVYLHDYQINEYIDVPQDYFTRLPQISIKKYRQLIFDKIFKKLQNQAIEISLIFQKPGSYKKVNIFLEAMERNNYIDLSQWDIYSLASVFLNFLKTKAKTLVPIDLIRLPIDDTVDYTFQTFVEITNFNGYFDLFSTIIPLFISIIDNSEVTKHNSKSLSKALAPALCKEKLSLNNSARLAVGTRFIKNLLEHFDSILELYKSRNIEHPAASLKVRQPRLTSQNLEAPTPPRPRKTSPTKYTQDRIKNDSRMPSAGESVVSTESGSSGRSEKLERQLKQLSLPQNEQLGPTPPLIPPVAPQTVKPKPSVHNLVQQLKGIGIEQTPSRNVSTGSNESTNSVYSLDSPSITTKSTTPTTTSLSSTARGASKIEVHVENDEQKVSSDSVDLSSRRIRDISSKKWDNQVEQEVYQQEPTDSITTEVETSANGKVSSSMVSNVESLSDEKSKHYVKPMQFHKWLLTILLPTFERCYY
- the GAP1 gene encoding amino acid permease GAP1, translating into MSSSYEKDISDGKDAHLRVESEFISQEPLSHDLSSTGSEEHKKGKVWTRFVDSFRERERLEVDPNMSELDQIAFRTANSPLQHHLKNRHLQMIAIGGAIGTGLFVGSGTALRTAGPAGILIGWGLTGTMIYSMVMALGELAVLFPVSGGFTTYATRFIDESYGFANNINYMLQWLVVLPLEIVAASITVNYWGTNPRYRDGFVALFWLAIFIINLFGVKGYGEAEFIFSIIKVITVVGFIILGIILNCGGGPVKGYIGGRYWHHPYGAFVGDSAGARFKGVCSVFVTAAFSFAGSELVGLASAETANPRKSVPKAAKQVFWRITLFYLLALGMVGLLVPYTEKRLIGASSVDAAASPFVIAITTHGIRGLPSVVNVVILIAVLSVGNSAIYACSRTLCALAEQNFLPKFFGYIDRSGRPLYSILVTSGFGLVAFVAQSKKEGEVFNWLLALSGLSSLFTWGGICLCHIRFRKALSAQGRGTDELSFVSPAGVYGSYWGLFMIILMFIAQFYVALFPPGAKPNAKAFFEAYLSFPIVIACYLGHKIYKKNWKIFIKAEDMDIDTGRKDDDLDLLRQEVAEERAVLATKPWWYRWWVFWC
- the ACO2 gene encoding aconitate hydratase ACO2 (similar to Saccharomyces cerevisiae ACO2 (YJL200C); ancestral locus Anc_1.135), which produces MLSARGALRRNLASFSKIPNVSKDFQTRMPPYTKLLTNLTKVKEITGNTPLTLAEKILYSHLTNPEESLSSSVPLSDVRGKQYLKLSPDRVAMQDASAQMAMLQFMTTGLAQTEVPASFHCDHLIVGKDGEAPDLKQSLVTNKEVFDFLESCGEKYGITFWGPGSGIIHQIVLENYSAPGLMMLGTDSHTPNAGGLGAIAIGVGGADAVDALTGTPWELKAPKVMGVRLTGKLSGWSAPKDVITKIAGELTVRGGTGYIIEYFGEGVETLSCTGMATICNMGAEVGATTSTFPYQEAHRRYLKATGRKQIADAADVALGEYGFLKPDEGAEYDKVLEINLSELEPHINGPYTPDLSTPISKYAETSKKENWPQNISVGLIGSCTNSSYQDMSRVIDLVNQASAAGLKPKIPFFVTPGSEQIRATLERDGIIKKFKDNGAIVLGNACGPCIGQWDRQDIPKKSQEINSIFTSFNRNFRARNDGNRNTMNFLTSPEIVTSMIYSGSAQFNPLTDSIKTDKGELFKFSPPRGEELPSKGFEHGRDEFYPKPDPKPDSSVEIKVSPTSDRLQLLEPFKAWDGKELKTNVLLKVEGKCTTDHISAAGVWLKYKGHLENISYNTLIGAQNKETGEVNKAYDLDGKGFDIPGLMMKWKNENRPWTVVAEDNYGEGSAREHAALSPRFLGGRIILVKSFARIHETNLKKQGMLPLTFANEADYDKISAGDVLETVNLADMIARNGDNGGEIDVKIIKPDGNSFTIKAKHTMSKDQIDFFKAGSAINYIGQQKREKT